In Streptomyces dangxiongensis, one DNA window encodes the following:
- a CDS encoding ABC transporter ATP-binding protein, which produces MLLEVRDLHVEFRTRDGVAHAVNGVGCHVDAGRTLAVLGESGSGKSVTAQAVMGILDTPPGRITGGQILFQGRDLLTLKGEERRRVRGSAMAMIFQDALSALNPVMTVGDQLGEMFVVHRGMSKKAARAKAVGLMDRVRIPAAAQRARDYPHQFSGGMRQRVMIAMALALEPALVIADEPTTALDVTVQAQIMDLLAELRREYRMGLILITHDLGVVADVADRIAVMYAGRIVESAPVHDLYKAPAHPYTRGLLDSVPRLDQKGRELYAIKGLPPNLTRIPSGCSFHPRCPMARDMCRTEVPPLYEVSDERGSACHFWRECLHG; this is translated from the coding sequence GTGCTGCTCGAAGTGCGGGACCTGCACGTGGAGTTCCGGACCCGGGACGGGGTCGCCCACGCCGTCAACGGCGTCGGCTGCCACGTGGACGCCGGTCGGACGCTCGCGGTGCTCGGCGAGTCCGGGTCGGGCAAGTCCGTCACCGCGCAGGCCGTGATGGGCATCCTGGACACACCGCCGGGGCGGATCACCGGCGGGCAAATCCTCTTCCAGGGGCGGGACCTGCTGACGCTCAAGGGGGAGGAGCGGCGCAGGGTCCGGGGCAGCGCGATGGCGATGATCTTCCAGGACGCGTTGTCCGCCCTCAACCCGGTCATGACGGTGGGGGACCAGCTCGGGGAGATGTTCGTCGTCCACCGCGGGATGTCGAAGAAGGCCGCCCGGGCGAAGGCGGTCGGGCTGATGGACCGGGTGCGGATCCCGGCCGCCGCCCAGCGCGCGCGGGACTACCCCCACCAGTTCTCCGGCGGGATGCGCCAGCGCGTCATGATCGCCATGGCGCTGGCGCTGGAACCGGCGCTCGTCATCGCCGACGAGCCGACGACCGCCCTGGACGTCACCGTCCAGGCCCAGATCATGGACCTGCTGGCCGAGCTGCGGCGCGAGTACCGCATGGGGCTGATCCTGATCACCCACGACCTGGGCGTGGTCGCGGACGTCGCCGACCGGATCGCGGTCATGTACGCCGGGCGGATCGTCGAGTCGGCGCCCGTGCACGACCTGTACAAGGCCCCGGCCCACCCCTACACCCGCGGCCTGCTGGACTCCGTGCCCCGCCTGGACCAGAAGGGCCGGGAGCTGTACGCCATCAAGGGCCTCCCGCCGAACCTGACGCGCATCCCGTCGGGCTGCTCCTTCCATCCGCGCTGTCCGATGGCGCGGGACATGTGCCGCACCGAGGTGCCTCCGCTGTACGAGGTGTCCGACGAGCGGGGCAGCGCGTGCCATTTCTGGCGGGAGTGCCTGCATGGCTGA
- a CDS encoding S9 family peptidase has protein sequence MTTEADSFPRRHARTQRFTLGAPRAFSVAPDGSRVAFLRSGSGTDRAGSLWVLDLPEGAERLAADPPALLRGASEELSAEERARRERSREGGAGIVGYATDGALELASFTLSGRLFTAGLRTGGTRELVVPGPVIDPRPSPDGRHIAYVARGALRVVGAQGDADRALAEPESEDVSYGLAEFVAAEEMTRSRGFWWAPGSDRLLVARVDDTPVRRWWIADPAHPEREPLHVRYPAAGTANADVRLFVYGLDGARTEVAWDRSRYPYLARVHWSEAGAPLLLVQARDQRSQLYLAVDPDTGATRMVHADEDPSWLELFAGVPCWSPSGHLVRIADEGGARVLAVGERPLTSGQLHIRAVLDVGADDVLVSASSGPEAQAPEIGEVHVYRVNELGVERLSQESGVHGAVRSGGVTVLVSAALDRPGTRVQVLADGKPAVSVRSYAEDPGLSPRVSLTEGGARRIPCAVLMPRDYHGDTPLPVLMDPYGGPHGQRVVAAHNAHLTSQWFADQGFAVVVADGRGTPGRSPAWEKAVRDDLADVVLQDQVDALHALAERYPLDLGRVAIRGWSFGGYLAALAVLRRPDVFHAAVVGAPVTDLRLYDTHYQERYLGHPDEQPEVYRHNSLIDDAGLVGPAEPHRPMMIIHGLADDNVVVAHSLRLSSALLAAGRAHEVLPLSGVTHMTPQETVAENLLRLQLDFLRRSLPAAGPALVNGVNKKAT, from the coding sequence ATGACGACCGAGGCTGACTCCTTCCCCCGTCGGCACGCCAGGACCCAGCGGTTCACGCTCGGCGCGCCGCGTGCCTTCAGCGTGGCGCCCGACGGTTCACGTGTCGCGTTCCTGCGCTCCGGCTCCGGCACCGACCGGGCCGGTTCCCTGTGGGTCCTGGATCTTCCGGAGGGCGCGGAGCGCCTCGCGGCCGACCCGCCCGCCCTCCTGCGCGGCGCGTCCGAGGAGCTGTCCGCCGAGGAGCGGGCCCGCCGCGAACGCAGCCGGGAGGGGGGCGCCGGCATCGTCGGGTACGCCACCGACGGCGCCCTGGAGTTGGCGTCTTTCACCTTGTCAGGGCGGCTTTTCACGGCCGGGCTGCGGACCGGTGGGACACGTGAACTGGTCGTTCCGGGACCGGTGATCGACCCCCGCCCCTCGCCCGACGGACGGCACATCGCGTACGTCGCCCGGGGCGCGCTGCGGGTGGTGGGCGCTCAGGGCGACGCCGACCGGGCGCTGGCCGAGCCGGAGTCGGAGGACGTCTCCTACGGCCTCGCGGAGTTCGTGGCGGCCGAGGAGATGACGCGCTCGCGGGGGTTCTGGTGGGCGCCGGGGTCGGACCGGCTGCTCGTGGCGCGCGTGGACGACACGCCGGTACGGCGGTGGTGGATCGCGGATCCGGCCCACCCGGAGCGTGAGCCACTACACGTCAGGTACCCGGCGGCGGGCACGGCCAACGCCGATGTGCGCCTGTTCGTGTACGGGCTGGACGGGGCCCGCACGGAGGTCGCCTGGGACCGGTCGCGCTATCCGTATCTGGCGCGTGTGCACTGGTCAGAGGCGGGTGCGCCGCTGTTGCTCGTGCAGGCGCGGGACCAGCGCAGCCAGCTCTATCTGGCGGTGGACCCGGACACGGGTGCCACGCGGATGGTGCACGCCGATGAAGATCCAAGTTGGCTGGAACTGTTCGCCGGAGTGCCCTGCTGGAGCCCGTCCGGGCATCTTGTCCGGATCGCCGACGAGGGCGGTGCGCGGGTGCTGGCGGTCGGCGAACGCCCGCTGACCAGCGGCCAGTTGCACATCCGTGCGGTACTGGACGTGGGTGCGGACGACGTACTGGTTTCCGCCTCTTCCGGTCCGGAGGCTCAGGCACCGGAAATTGGCGAAGTCCATGTGTACCGGGTGAACGAACTCGGCGTGGAACGGCTGTCCCAGGAGTCCGGCGTGCACGGGGCGGTGCGCTCCGGGGGTGTGACCGTCCTGGTGTCCGCGGCGCTGGACCGGCCGGGCACCCGGGTCCAGGTGCTGGCTGACGGGAAACCGGCGGTGTCTGTCCGGTCGTACGCGGAAGATCCCGGTCTGTCCCCGCGGGTGTCCCTCACCGAGGGGGGCGCACGCCGAATTCCGTGCGCCGTGCTTATGCCACGGGACTACCACGGTGACACTCCCCTGCCGGTGCTCATGGACCCGTACGGCGGCCCGCACGGCCAGCGGGTCGTCGCCGCGCACAACGCCCACCTGACCTCCCAGTGGTTCGCCGACCAGGGTTTCGCGGTGGTCGTCGCCGACGGCCGGGGGACTCCGGGCCGCTCGCCGGCCTGGGAGAAGGCGGTCCGTGACGACCTGGCGGACGTGGTGCTCCAGGACCAGGTGGACGCGCTGCACGCCCTCGCCGAGCGGTACCCGCTGGACCTGGGCCGGGTGGCGATCCGGGGCTGGTCCTTCGGCGGCTATCTGGCGGCCCTCGCGGTGCTGCGCCGCCCGGACGTGTTCCACGCGGCGGTGGTCGGCGCCCCCGTCACCGACCTGCGGCTGTACGACACCCACTACCAGGAGCGCTACCTCGGCCACCCGGACGAGCAGCCGGAGGTCTACCGCCACAACTCGCTGATCGACGACGCGGGTCTGGTCGGGCCGGCCGAGCCGCACCGCCCGATGATGATCATCCACGGGCTGGCGGACGACAACGTGGTCGTCGCCCATTCCCTGCGCCTGTCCTCCGCGCTCCTGGCCGCGGGCCGCGCGCACGAGGTGCTTCCGCTGTCCGGCGTGACCCACATGACGCCGCAGGAGACGGTCGCGGAGAACCTGCTCCGGCTCCAGCTCGACTTCCTGCGGCGCTCCCTCCCCGCAGCCGGGCCGGCCCTCGTGAACGGGGTTAACAAGAAGGCAACTTGA
- a CDS encoding ABC transporter ATP-binding protein, which translates to MAEPILEVAGLVKHYPLTRGVLFHKQVGAVKAVDGVDFTLGRGETLGIVGESGCGKSTVAKMLCNLERPTAGSIRFKGEEITRLSGRALKAVRRNIQMVFQDPYTSLNPRMTVGDIIGEPYDIHPEAAPKGDRRRRVRDLLDVVGLDPDYANRYPHQFSGGQRQRIGIARGLALRPEVIVADEPVSALDVSVQAQVINLLDRLQSEFDLSYVFIAHDLSIVRHISDRVGVMYLGRIVETGRDTEIYDHPTHPYTQALLSAVPVPDPEARAHRARIILTGDVPSPTDIPSGCRFRTRCWKARDRCAREVPVLAVPAAFRDVRGAAAHASACHFAEEAVPGGVVEPGANGDGPG; encoded by the coding sequence ATGGCTGAGCCGATCCTGGAGGTCGCCGGCCTCGTCAAGCACTACCCGCTCACCCGGGGCGTCCTGTTCCACAAGCAGGTCGGCGCGGTGAAGGCCGTCGACGGTGTCGACTTCACCCTCGGCAGGGGCGAGACGCTGGGCATCGTCGGGGAGTCGGGCTGCGGCAAGTCGACGGTGGCGAAGATGCTCTGCAACCTCGAACGGCCGACGGCCGGGTCGATCCGGTTCAAGGGCGAGGAGATCACCCGGCTGTCCGGCAGGGCCCTGAAAGCGGTCCGCCGCAACATCCAGATGGTCTTCCAGGACCCCTACACCTCCCTCAACCCCCGGATGACGGTGGGCGACATCATCGGGGAGCCCTACGACATCCATCCCGAGGCGGCCCCCAAGGGCGACCGGCGCCGCCGGGTGCGGGACCTGCTGGACGTGGTCGGCCTCGACCCGGACTACGCCAACCGCTATCCGCACCAGTTCTCCGGCGGCCAGCGCCAGCGCATCGGCATCGCGCGCGGGCTGGCGCTGCGTCCGGAGGTGATCGTCGCCGACGAGCCGGTGTCCGCGCTGGACGTCTCGGTGCAGGCCCAGGTGATCAATCTTCTGGACCGGCTCCAGTCGGAGTTCGACCTCAGTTACGTCTTCATCGCGCATGACCTGTCGATCGTCCGGCACATCTCGGACCGGGTCGGGGTCATGTATCTGGGCCGGATCGTGGAGACCGGACGGGATACCGAGATCTACGACCATCCGACCCACCCCTACACCCAGGCCCTGCTGTCCGCCGTGCCCGTGCCCGACCCCGAGGCCCGTGCGCACCGGGCGCGGATCATCCTCACCGGTGACGTGCCCTCGCCGACGGACATCCCCTCCGGCTGCCGCTTCCGCACCCGCTGCTGGAAGGCCCGGGACCGCTGCGCGCGGGAGGTCCCGGTCCTCGCGGTGCCCGCCGCCTTCCGGGACGTCCGTGGTGCCGCCGCCCACGCCTCGGCGTGCCACTTCGCGGAGGAGGCCGTGCCGGGGGGAGTGGTGGAGCCGGGGGCGAACGGCGACGGGCCGGGGTGA
- a CDS encoding IS5 family transposase (programmed frameshift) yields MWDRIEPLLPADPVRGRRWADHRRTLEAIAWKYRTNSPWRDLPDELGSFQTAHKRLIRWAVDGTWEMILAAVLAAADADDDLDWTVSVDSTVVRAHQHAAGARKRGRRARESADHGLGRSRGGLSTKVHLAADGHARPLAFTVTAGQAGDAPAFETVMSRIRVPRPGPGRPRTRPLAVLADRAYSSRAIRAHLRRRGIRAVIPQPSDQVGHRLRRGRLGGRPPGFDSEAYKQRNSVERCINRLKQWRGLATRTDKLAIAYQAALHLAGILIWSRR; encoded by the exons ATGTGGGACCGGATCGAGCCGCTGCTGCCGGCCGATCCGGTCCGCGGGCGGCGTTGGGCCGATCACCGCCGAACGCTCGAGGCCATCGCGTGGAAGTACCGCACCAACTCGCCCTGGCGAGACCTTCCCGACGAGCTCGGCTCATTCCAGACCGCTCACAAACGGCTGATCAGATGGGCCGTCGACGGCACCTGGGAGATGATCCTCGCCGCTGTCCTGGCGGCAGCGGACGCCGATGACGACCTCGACTGGACGGTGTCGGTGGACTCCACGGTCGTGCGGGCCCACCAGCACGCTGCCGGAGCACGCAAAAGGGGGCGACGCGCCCGGGAGAGC GCCGATCACGGGCTGGGACGCTCGCGCGGCGGGCTGAGCACCAAGGTCCACCTGGCCGCAGACGGCCACGCACGACCCCTGGCCTTCACCGTCACCGCAGGCCAAGCAGGTGACGCACCCGCCTTCGAGACGGTGATGTCCCGCATCCGCGTACCTCGTCCCGGCCCGGGAAGGCCCAGGACCCGGCCCCTGGCCGTCCTGGCCGACCGCGCGTACTCCTCACGCGCCATCCGCGCCCACCTGCGGCGCCGGGGCATCCGTGCTGTCATCCCGCAGCCGTCCGACCAAGTCGGCCACCGTCTACGGCGAGGCCGACTCGGTGGCCGTCCGCCCGGCTTCGACAGCGAGGCATACAAGCAGCGCAACAGTGTCGAGCGGTGCATCAACCGCCTCAAGCAGTGGCGCGGCCTGGCCACACGAACCGACAAGCTCGCGATCGCCTACCAGGCCGCACTCCACCTCGCGGGCATCCTCATCTGGAGCCGACGCTGA
- a CDS encoding ABC transporter ATP-binding protein: MTTTAAPATTTPVVGFDQVTKTYGSVRAVDGLSLQLYPGETVALLGPNGAGKSTTLDLLLGLKQADSGAVRLFGTSPREAIVAGRVGAMLQSGGLMDEVTVAELVKLACSLHPRPYPVADVLARAGVTQIAGRKVDKLSGGQAQRVRFALATAGDSDLIVLDEPTTGMDVSARQAFWATMREQADQGRTVLFATHYLEEADAIADRVLVLHRGRLLADGTAAEIKARAGARRISFDLTGEIDESALRALPHLTSLDVSGQTVRIQSADADATVHALYGLGLYPRNLEVAGLGLEQAFVAITAAEEAKQS; encoded by the coding sequence ATGACGACAACAGCGGCACCGGCCACCACCACCCCGGTGGTCGGGTTCGACCAGGTGACCAAGACGTACGGGAGTGTGCGGGCCGTCGACGGCCTCTCGCTCCAGCTCTATCCGGGCGAGACCGTCGCCCTCCTCGGCCCGAACGGAGCCGGCAAGTCCACCACCCTGGACCTGCTCCTCGGCCTCAAGCAGGCCGACAGCGGCGCGGTGCGCCTGTTCGGCACCAGCCCGCGCGAGGCGATCGTCGCGGGACGGGTCGGGGCCATGCTCCAGAGCGGCGGGCTGATGGACGAGGTCACCGTCGCCGAGCTGGTGAAGCTGGCCTGCTCGCTGCACCCGAGGCCGTACCCGGTGGCCGACGTGCTCGCCCGCGCGGGCGTCACGCAGATCGCCGGCCGCAAGGTCGACAAGCTCTCCGGCGGCCAGGCCCAGCGCGTCCGCTTCGCCCTCGCCACCGCCGGTGACAGCGACCTCATCGTGCTGGACGAACCGACCACCGGCATGGACGTCTCCGCCCGGCAGGCGTTCTGGGCCACCATGCGGGAACAGGCCGACCAGGGCCGTACGGTCCTCTTCGCCACCCACTACCTGGAAGAGGCCGACGCCATCGCCGACCGGGTGCTGGTGCTGCACCGGGGCCGGCTCCTCGCCGACGGGACCGCCGCCGAGATCAAGGCCAGGGCCGGTGCGCGGCGGATCTCCTTCGACCTGACGGGCGAGATCGACGAGAGCGCCCTGCGCGCCCTGCCGCACCTCACGTCCCTGGACGTGTCGGGGCAGACCGTCCGCATCCAGTCCGCCGACGCCGACGCGACCGTCCACGCCCTGTACGGCCTCGGCCTCTACCCCCGCAACCTGGAGGTCGCCGGCCTCGGCCTGGAGCAGGCCTTCGTCGCCATCACCGCCGCCGAGGAGGCGAAGCAGTCGTGA
- a CDS encoding ABC transporter permease, with protein MPEQPYEPERAIAGTGMGGAMDLGASEAVTLEKAPGAPGAPGGPGGPDSAGPVGRPRSLWSDARRDLRRNPVFLLSALVIVFLVVISVWPSAITSGNPLRCDLAKAQEGAQPGHPFGYDGQGCDVYTRTVYGARTSVTVGVCATLGVCLLGSVLGGLAGYFGGRWDAVLSRITDVFFAIPVVLGGLVLLSVVTSNTVWPVIGFMVLLGWPQISRIARGSVLTARHHDYVQAARALGASDARILLRHIAPNAVAPVIVVATIALGTYISLEATLSYLGVGLKPPSVSWGIDISAASPYIRNAPHALLWPSGALAVTVLAFIMLGDAVRDALDPKLR; from the coding sequence ATGCCTGAGCAGCCGTACGAGCCCGAGCGCGCCATCGCCGGCACCGGCATGGGCGGCGCGATGGACCTGGGCGCGAGCGAGGCCGTCACGCTGGAGAAGGCCCCGGGCGCCCCGGGCGCCCCCGGCGGTCCCGGCGGCCCGGACAGCGCCGGACCGGTCGGCCGGCCGCGCTCGCTGTGGTCCGACGCGCGGCGCGACCTGCGCCGCAACCCCGTCTTCCTGCTCTCCGCCCTGGTCATCGTCTTCCTGGTCGTCATCTCCGTGTGGCCCTCGGCGATCACCTCCGGCAACCCCCTGCGGTGCGACCTCGCCAAGGCCCAGGAGGGCGCACAGCCCGGCCATCCCTTCGGCTACGACGGCCAGGGCTGCGACGTCTACACGCGCACCGTCTACGGCGCCCGTACGTCCGTCACGGTCGGCGTGTGCGCCACGCTCGGCGTCTGTCTGCTCGGCTCGGTGCTCGGCGGACTCGCGGGCTACTTCGGCGGGAGATGGGACGCGGTACTGTCCCGGATCACCGACGTCTTCTTCGCCATCCCGGTCGTCCTCGGCGGTCTCGTCCTCCTCTCCGTGGTGACCAGCAATACGGTCTGGCCGGTCATCGGGTTCATGGTGCTGCTCGGCTGGCCGCAGATCTCCCGCATCGCGCGCGGTTCGGTCCTCACCGCCCGGCACCACGACTACGTCCAGGCCGCCCGCGCCCTCGGCGCCTCCGACGCGCGCATCCTGCTCCGGCACATCGCGCCCAACGCGGTGGCCCCGGTCATCGTCGTCGCGACCATCGCGCTCGGCACCTACATCTCCCTGGAGGCGACCCTGTCCTACCTCGGCGTCGGCCTCAAACCGCCCAGCGTCTCCTGGGGCATCGACATCTCCGCCGCGTCCCCCTACATCCGCAACGCCCCGCACGCCCTGCTGTGGCCCTCGGGCGCCCTCGCCGTCACGGTGCTGGCCTTCATCATGCTCGGCGACGCGGTCCGCGACGCCCTCGACCCGAAGCTGAGGTGA
- a CDS encoding sensor histidine kinase — protein MSAMTEDRQAEDVRPAPVGWPPRNLREMLVKTLWIGVWLIFLSSPVGDLVQGGHTTGATVAGALGLTAFVGVYLTLVFRNIGRPFAPRVVLTLGGVLGVLAPVLALTLGSAWLGLFVYLSVAWGATLPLRAAYWAIPASALVMYLIGLRTDENEARGLLLLVLLIGFAMTGVGQLVRTTVELRKARATVAQLAANEERLRLARDLHDLLGHSLSLITLKSELAGRMLPGRPDQAAQQVADIEQVSRQALVDVREAVTGYRRPRIAAELAGVQVALTTAGVAADLPAEPDLTAVAEEAESALAWALREAVTNVVRHSGADRCAVRLLRRQTLDGPVLELSVEDNGKGGPGGGPGNGLTGLTERLEKVGGSLEAGRVRHGFRLIARVPTAAAADVGSGA, from the coding sequence GTGAGCGCCATGACGGAAGACCGGCAGGCAGAAGACGTGCGGCCCGCACCCGTGGGATGGCCGCCCCGCAACCTGCGCGAGATGCTGGTCAAGACGCTCTGGATCGGGGTCTGGCTGATCTTCCTCAGCTCCCCGGTCGGCGACCTGGTCCAGGGCGGCCACACCACCGGCGCCACCGTGGCCGGGGCCCTGGGCCTCACCGCGTTCGTGGGGGTCTATCTGACGCTGGTCTTCCGCAACATCGGCCGCCCGTTCGCCCCGCGCGTCGTGCTCACGCTGGGCGGGGTCCTCGGTGTCCTCGCCCCCGTGCTGGCCCTCACGCTCGGCAGCGCCTGGCTGGGGCTCTTCGTCTACCTGTCGGTCGCCTGGGGGGCCACCCTGCCGCTGCGGGCGGCCTACTGGGCCATCCCGGCCTCCGCTCTGGTGATGTACCTGATCGGCCTGCGCACCGACGAGAACGAGGCGCGGGGGCTGCTCCTGCTGGTGCTGCTCATCGGGTTCGCGATGACCGGCGTCGGCCAGTTGGTGCGCACCACGGTCGAGTTGCGCAAGGCGCGGGCGACCGTCGCCCAGCTCGCCGCCAACGAGGAGCGCCTCCGCCTCGCCCGCGACCTGCACGACCTGCTCGGCCACTCGCTGTCGCTGATCACGCTGAAGAGCGAGCTGGCAGGCCGCATGCTGCCCGGCCGGCCCGACCAGGCCGCCCAGCAGGTCGCCGACATCGAACAGGTCAGCCGGCAGGCCCTGGTCGACGTCCGGGAGGCCGTCACCGGCTACCGGCGGCCCCGGATCGCCGCCGAACTCGCCGGCGTCCAGGTCGCCCTGACCACGGCCGGAGTCGCCGCCGACCTGCCCGCCGAACCCGACCTGACCGCAGTCGCCGAGGAGGCCGAGTCCGCGCTGGCCTGGGCGCTGCGCGAGGCGGTCACCAACGTGGTCCGGCACAGCGGCGCCGACCGCTGCGCCGTCCGGCTGCTGCGCCGCCAGACCCTGGACGGGCCGGTGCTCGAACTCTCCGTCGAGGACAACGGGAAGGGCGGTCCCGGTGGGGGCCCCGGCAACGGCCTGACCGGACTGACCGAGCGTCTGGAGAAGGTCGGCGGCAGCCTGGAGGCGGGCCGGGTCAGGCACGGGTTCCGGCTGATCGCCCGCGTGCCCACGGCCGCCGCGGCGGACGTAGGATCCGGGGCATGA
- a CDS encoding DUF6113 family protein has protein sequence MSGTGPGSLLAQPLRPPSAGRAAAHAGLFLLGAVVGLAGALVQAGWFPGGLLLALAGAGGLFLGGAHATGGRGGAVAPAAGWMVAVILLTTSRPEGDFLFGAGVGSYLFLLGGMALAVICATVGVGRQPGGGSARLDK, from the coding sequence ATGAGCGGCACCGGACCGGGCTCCCTGCTCGCCCAGCCGCTGCGCCCGCCGTCCGCCGGGCGGGCCGCCGCCCACGCCGGCCTCTTCCTGCTCGGCGCGGTCGTGGGCCTCGCCGGCGCCCTCGTCCAGGCCGGCTGGTTCCCCGGCGGACTGCTGCTCGCCCTCGCGGGTGCCGGCGGACTCTTCCTCGGCGGGGCGCACGCCACCGGCGGCCGGGGCGGGGCGGTCGCGCCGGCGGCCGGCTGGATGGTCGCCGTCATCCTGCTCACCACCTCGCGCCCCGAGGGCGACTTCCTGTTCGGCGCCGGCGTCGGCTCCTACCTCTTCCTGCTCGGCGGCATGGCACTCGCTGTGATCTGTGCCACCGTCGGCGTCGGACGGCAACCCGGCGGCGGCTCCGCCCGACTTGACAAGTGA
- a CDS encoding ABC transporter permease: MNSLIRLELTRALRNRKFLFFSVIYPSGLFLLIAGNADSHTRIDGTGLTLPTYMMVSMASFGALTAVLMGNSERIAKERENGWVRQLRLTTLPGRGYVFAKTAGAAVVSLPSIVIVFVVAAAVKDVRLDAWQWLALSGAIWAGSLVFAALGVALGYLASGDAVRPITMITYFGLSMLGGLWMPTTTFPQWLQDIAEWLPTHAYASLGRAIEQSQAPHTRDIAVLAVSFAVFAGGAAWLYRKDTLKA, encoded by the coding sequence GTGAACAGCCTGATCAGACTGGAACTCACCCGCGCCCTGCGCAACCGCAAGTTCCTGTTCTTCTCCGTGATCTACCCCTCGGGCCTGTTCCTGCTGATCGCGGGCAACGCCGACAGCCACACCAGGATCGACGGCACGGGCCTGACCCTGCCGACGTACATGATGGTCTCCATGGCCTCCTTCGGCGCGCTGACGGCCGTCCTGATGGGCAACAGCGAGCGCATCGCCAAGGAGCGCGAGAACGGCTGGGTACGGCAGCTTCGGCTGACCACCCTGCCCGGGCGCGGGTACGTCTTCGCCAAGACCGCCGGCGCGGCCGTGGTCAGCCTGCCGTCCATCGTGATCGTGTTCGTGGTCGCCGCGGCGGTGAAGGACGTACGCCTGGACGCCTGGCAGTGGCTGGCCCTGAGCGGCGCGATCTGGGCCGGCAGCCTGGTCTTCGCCGCGCTCGGCGTCGCCCTCGGCTACCTCGCCAGCGGGGACGCGGTCCGCCCGATCACCATGATCACCTACTTCGGGCTGTCCATGCTGGGCGGCCTCTGGATGCCGACCACCACCTTCCCGCAGTGGCTCCAGGACATCGCCGAGTGGCTGCCCACGCACGCGTACGCTTCCCTCGGGCGGGCGATCGAACAGAGCCAGGCCCCGCACACCCGCGACATCGCCGTCCTCGCCGTTTCCTTCGCAGTCTTCGCGGGTGGCGCGGCCTGGCTGTACCGGAAGGACACGCTGAAGGCGTGA
- the mshB gene encoding N-acetyl-1-D-myo-inositol-2-amino-2-deoxy-alpha-D-glucopyranoside deacetylase has translation MTELPARRLLLVHAHPDDESINNGATMARYAAEGARVTLVTCTLGERGEVIPPELRQLTGPALGAHRRGELTAALRALGVTDARLLGGAGRYGDSGMMGTADNDDPDCFWQADVDEAAGHLAEVILEVRPQVLVTYDDNGGYGHPDHIQAHRVAMRAVELADERGHRVAKVYWNRVPRSVAEAAFARLRGELPVLPFDEGASVGDVPGVVDDERITTTVDGTAHAAAKAAAMRAHATQIEVAEPYFALSNALAQPLFTTEYYELVRGTGQRGETDLFAGVEEAA, from the coding sequence ATGACGGAACTGCCAGCGCGGCGTCTGCTGCTGGTGCACGCGCACCCGGACGACGAGTCGATCAACAACGGCGCGACCATGGCCCGGTACGCCGCCGAGGGTGCCCGCGTGACTCTGGTCACATGCACCCTCGGGGAGCGCGGCGAGGTCATCCCGCCGGAGCTGCGGCAGCTAACGGGTCCCGCGCTGGGCGCGCACCGGCGCGGCGAGCTGACCGCCGCCCTGCGTGCGCTCGGGGTCACGGACGCCCGGCTGCTCGGCGGCGCCGGGCGCTACGGCGACTCCGGGATGATGGGCACCGCCGACAACGACGACCCCGACTGCTTCTGGCAGGCCGACGTGGACGAGGCCGCCGGTCACCTCGCCGAGGTGATCCTGGAGGTCCGCCCGCAGGTCCTCGTCACCTACGACGACAACGGCGGCTACGGCCACCCGGACCACATCCAGGCCCACCGTGTCGCCATGCGCGCCGTCGAACTGGCGGACGAGCGAGGACACCGGGTGGCGAAGGTGTACTGGAACCGCGTCCCCCGCTCCGTCGCCGAGGCCGCCTTCGCCCGCCTCCGGGGCGAGCTGCCCGTCCTCCCGTTCGACGAGGGCGCGTCCGTGGGCGACGTACCCGGCGTCGTGGACGACGAGCGGATCACCACCACGGTCGACGGCACCGCGCACGCCGCCGCCAAGGCCGCCGCGATGCGTGCCCACGCCACCCAGATCGAGGTGGCCGAGCCGTACTTCGCGCTCTCCAACGCACTCGCCCAGCCCCTGTTCACCACCGAGTACTACGAGTTGGTACGCGGAACCGGGCAGCGCGGCGAGACCGACCTGTTCGCCGGCGTCGAGGAGGCGGCATGA